The genomic interval ATTGGGTTCTTATAGTGGCGCAACCATTTGCCTGGTGTTTTAAGCCCTTGAAAATGGCTGATCACCCATACCATAAACGCCATCCCAAGCGTCATGCTCATGTTTGCCGTCGGCGAATCATAAAGTGGAACCTCGCCGTGCGCCTGCGCGAGCTTTTGTGCGGTGAGTCCGAGCCACGGAATCGGATGATTCGTATTGATGCTGATCGTTGCGATCACGCCTAGCCAGTTTGACACGAACAAGAACAAAAGCATGGTAAAAGCAAGCGGAAGAATCCACTGTACCAGACGCGCTGATGGCATCGTGTCTTTGGCCATGTTTGCCGTAAACTCGATCATCCATTCCACGAGGTTCTGCATTTTGCCAGGTTCACGCACACTGAGCCGACGCGCGGCGACGCGCAAAAAAATAATCACAACCAAACCTGCCAGAATCATCATGGCGATCGTCGTCAAGTTGATCGGAAAGGCACTGTTTGGAAACAACATCGGAAATGCGGACATTCATTCACCTACTTTCCCCCGGGAAATCGACGGCTGTTTTGGGCCATCCCCCACATGCCTATCACGATGAGCACGAACCCTATTAGATAGCCGACAAGAGCTGTGTACGGGTTGAGACCAGACCTGATCGCGACGACCAAAACCGCCACCAAGACAACCAAGCGGGTCACCATTCCCATCATGCCTGAGGCGAACAACGCACGTCCCTCCATACCATCATTTACATGGCCTTGGCGAATCATGCTATAAATTACGTAAATCCCACCTATTTCTCCCAACAACAGCCCTTTCAGGATCGCGCCGGCATGCGGAAAGATAAATAACGCGATCAGTGACAGGGCGAGCACAAGCAAGCCCATGCGCCAGATCCTACGCACGCGCCGGTTCAATTCTTGCAGATCGTTCATGGCTTCTCTCCCAAAAAGCGTTTAATCAGGAACGACAAGCCGTAAACCCCTGCGAACAACCCGAACAGCACACCGACGAGCGTCGGCCATGCAACGTTCCATCGTTGGGAAAGGGCATGACCCAAGAATCCAAAAACGATCATGGAGACCAACAATTGAAGGGAAGCGCCAGAAAATACTGCAAACGCTTTCCATTCCTTATTTTTTTGGCCCGACCCTCGATCATCTTTGATCTTGGACACCACCCAAACATGTCAGTGGGAGGATTACGCAGTTGCGGTCAACCTCTGTCGGTTCCAAACCGGCTAGCGACCCATTTGTAGCTGGGGATAAATGAAGCGGGAATCCTGACAGACTACCCAGAAATATCATAACACCACAAGGCCTGCCTAACCGGGACCCGCTATAGATACTACACTAGTACGAAAAACATTGTCAATGAAACCTAAACGCGAACAAGCCGCGAAACATGACGATTTTCTGAATCCGCACGAAATGATGCCTTATTGTTCATCCGCGACTTCTTCATGCTCGATAACGACATGCGTATACTCATAGCCATGTGTGCAATGCTCACAGTGCACACGCACCACGCGCTCCCCGACAGGAATGCGCAGCCGATTGTGTTTCCCACATTGCGGGCACTCCGAGTCAATCTCCCAATGCGTATGTTTCACTCCACTCACCCCCCTTGCCAGCATATGCTATGTCCAGCGATTCTCGTCTTTTGCTTTTGGGACAAACGCAGCCGGACGGGCGGCCTGATAAAAAACGTGTTTCAACGCCTCCACAATCCGCTCCGACGCAAAACCGTCACCATACGGACTCGCGGCAATCGCCATTTCGCGGTGCGCGCGCTCATCCGTCAAAAGTTCAAGCGCCTGCGCATACACCTGCTCATACTCCGTTCCGACAAGCCGCAGCGTCCCCGCCTCAATCCCTTCCGGTCGCTCCGTAGTATCCCGCAGCACAAGGCAGGGCACCCCGAGATACGGCGCCTCCTCCTGCATCCCCCCCGAGTCCGTGAGAATGAGGTGTGATCGCGCCATAAAATTATGCGCATCCATCACATCGAGGGGATCAATCAGCGAGATTCTCGGATGATCGCCAAGGATTCTCGCCGCAGGTTCTCGCACCGCAGGATTGAGATGGACCGGATACACCACATGCACATCCTCGACGCGATCGACCAGATCCCGCACAGCGCGAAAAATCTGTTCAAACTTGTCGCCCAGATTCTCGCGGCGGTGCGCCGTCATGAAAATCAAGCGCTGGCCCTTTTTCACCCCATCCAGAACCGGGTGCCGATAGTCTTTTTTCACCGTCGTCTTCATCGCGTCAATCGCCGTGTTCCCCGTGATAAAAATCGCGTCTTCTGGCTTGTTCTCTGCAAGCAAATTGCGTGCCGCCATCGCCGTCGGCGCAAAGTGGAGATCTGCCAACACGCCCGTCAACTGCCGATTCATCTCTTCTGGAAACGGTGAATATTTGTTCCACGTGCGCAGCCCTGCCTCCACGTGACCGATCGCAATCTGCTGATAGTATGCGGCGAGCCCCGCCGCAAACGTCGTCGTCGTATCGCCATGCACCAGCACGATATCCGGTTTTTCTTCTGTCAGGACATCTTCTAGCAAGCGAAGCACCTTCACAGAAATCC from Ferroacidibacillus organovorans carries:
- the atpB gene encoding F0F1 ATP synthase subunit A; amino-acid sequence: MSAFPMLFPNSAFPINLTTIAMMILAGLVVIIFLRVAARRLSVREPGKMQNLVEWMIEFTANMAKDTMPSARLVQWILPLAFTMLLFLFVSNWLGVIATISINTNHPIPWLGLTAQKLAQAHGEVPLYDSPTANMSMTLGMAFMVWVISHFQGLKTPGKWLRHYKNPMFIIEEITNPLTHGMRLYGNIFAGEALIGVILSIPILYHVIPVGMPLLLVWLFYSAFVSSIQAYVFTILMTLYIGHKSYSEHTDH
- a CDS encoding AtpZ/AtpI family protein, translated to MVSKIKDDRGSGQKNKEWKAFAVFSGASLQLLVSMIVFGFLGHALSQRWNVAWPTLVGVLFGLFAGVYGLSFLIKRFLGEKP
- a CDS encoding phage terminase large subunit family protein — translated: MKHTHWEIDSECPQCGKHNRLRIPVGERVVRVHCEHCTHGYEYTHVVIEHEEVADEQ
- the wecB gene encoding non-hydrolyzing UDP-N-acetylglucosamine 2-epimerase, encoding MSRKRVMTIFGTRPEAVKMAPLVQALRRADEFETIVCVTAQHREQLDQVLQTFDIVPDHDLDIMEARQTLTRISVKVLRLLEDVLTEEKPDIVLVHGDTTTTFAAGLAAYYQQIAIGHVEAGLRTWNKYSPFPEEMNRQLTGVLADLHFAPTAMAARNLLAENKPEDAIFITGNTAIDAMKTTVKKDYRHPVLDGVKKGQRLIFMTAHRRENLGDKFEQIFRAVRDLVDRVEDVHVVYPVHLNPAVREPAARILGDHPRISLIDPLDVMDAHNFMARSHLILTDSGGMQEEAPYLGVPCLVLRDTTERPEGIEAGTLRLVGTEYEQVYAQALELLTDERAHREMAIAASPYGDGFASERIVEALKHVFYQAARPAAFVPKAKDENRWT